A region of Gadus morhua chromosome 18, gadMor3.0, whole genome shotgun sequence DNA encodes the following proteins:
- the eef2k gene encoding eukaryotic elongation factor 2 kinase isoform X5, with amino-acid sequence MEDELMFSMEEEGSATRPQVPGKTPSQRNASQRVCPASDTDEDDDEDFVLYPILGDPKKDIVDYLQNLVVNKQLSTSLPKNDFLYKAAWKHAIEKAKAMPDPWAEFHLEEKKTELCTRYRYNAVTGEWAQDEVHIKMAAQPFGRGAMRECFRTKKLSNFSHSNNWKSAANYVAKSYMQPVERDVYFEDVRLQNEAKLWGEEYNRHRPPKQVDIMQMCVVEVTSRPGKPVFHLEHYIEGKYIKYNSNSGFVRDDNIRLTPQAFSHFTFERSGHQLIVVDIQGVGDLYTDPQIHTERGDDFGDGNLGVRGMALFFHSHLCNKICKSMGLTPFDHSSSEKAQLDGTNKLLRSAETVLRGCEEQCGSPRVRTFSACRVPPLLSRLSETSSADDSVSEGGDSVPCSPHFMPCSPMAIPSSMGRSPSAFTSQSYNSNDDQERYGNSNTNDNQGSESGGDSGYPSERRSEGDPPDHVDGLTEEKWSFYHTARAHIHRSSCVAVEMERLNSALQERKIGQSVLGKVHLAMVHYHESGRFCEKDEPWDKDSALYHLERASMCGELQAIVALGQCYMQLPHHILTDVQLEDNAGNKMKGFKYLIQAAKAGDRHCMIMVARAFDTGLNLSADRKQDWAEAVFWYASALDMCEDDEGGDFDGLQDDPRYMVLAREAEMYQEGGFNLTADPQKAGDLFTEAAEAAMEAMKGRLANQYYMKAEEAWALIEEEEEE; translated from the exons ATGGAGGATGAGCTCATGTTtagcatggaggaggagggcagtgcCACGAGACCCCAAGTTCCAGGGAAGACCCCTAGCCAGAGGAACGCCTCTCAAAGGGTCTGCCCTGCCAGCGAcactgatgaggatgatgatgaagacttCGTCCTCTACCCTATCCTGGGCGATCCAAAAAAGGATATTGTCGACTACCTCCAGAATCTGGTTGTCAACAAACAGCTGTCAACCTCCCTGCCAAAGAATGACTTTTTGTACAAG GCAGCGTGGAAACATGCCATCGAGAAGGCCAAAGCCATGCCTGACCCCTGGGCTGAGTTCcacctggaggagaagaagacagAGCTGTGCACGCGCTACAG GTACAACGCTGTCACTGGGGAATGGGCCCAAGACGAAGTCCATATAAAAATGGCGGCCCAG CCCTTTGGACGTGGCGCCATGAGAGAATGCTTCAGGAC GAAGAAGCTGTCCAACTTCTCCCACAGCAACAACTGGAAGTCGGCCGCCAACTACGTGGCCAAGAGCTACATGCAGCCGGTGGAGCGGGACGTGTACTTTGAGGACGTGCGGCTGCAGAACGAGGCCAAGCTGTGGGGCGAGGAATACAACCGCCACCGCCCGCccaaacag GTGGACATCatgcagatgtgtgtggttgaggTCACCAGCAGGCCCGGCAAGCCCGTCTTCCACCTGGAGCACTACATAGAGGGCAAGTACATCAAGTACAACTCCAACTCGGGCTTCGTCAGGGACGACAACATACGCCTCACGCCCCAG GCCTTCAGCCACTTCACATTCGAGCGCTCGGGCCACCAGCTGATCGTGGTGGACATCCAGGGGGTGGGGGACCTCTACACGGACCCCCAGATCCACACAGAGAGGGGTGACGACTTTGGAGATGGAAATCTGG gtgtgcGGGGCATGGCGCTGTTCTTCCACTCTCACCTGTGTAACAAGATCTGCAAGAGCATGGGCCTGACGCCTTTTGACCACTCCTCTTCCGAGAAGGCCCAGCTGGACGGCACCAACAAATTACTT CGGTCGGCCGAGACGGTGCTGAGGGGCTGTGAGGAGCAGTGCGGGTCTCCCCGCGTGCGCACCTTCTCCGCGTGCCGCGTCCCCCCGCTGCTCTCCCGCCTGTCGGAGACCTCGTCCGCCGACGACAGCGTGAGCGAAGGGGGCGACTCTGTGCCCTGCTCCCCCCACTTCATGCCCTGCTCCCCCATGGCCATCCCCAGCTCCATGGGCAGGTCCCCCAGCG caTTCACAAGCCAGTCCTACAACAGCAACGATGATCAAGAGAGATACGGCAACAGCAACACAAATGATAACCAG GGGTCGGAGAGCGGTGGAGACAGTGGTTACCCCAGCGAGCGGAGGAGTGAAGGGGATCCCCCGGATCACGTAGACGGG CTGACAGAAGAGAAATGGAGCTTCTACCATACTGCTAGAGCTCATATCCACCGTTCGTCTTGCGTGGCCGTTGAGATGGAGAGGCTCAACTCTGCCCTGCAGGAGAGGAAGATTGGACAGTCTGTCCTGGGCAAG GTCCACCTGGCCATGGTTCACTACCACGAGTCGGGCCGCTTCTGTGAGAAGGACGAGCCCTGGGACAAGGACTCTGCGCTGTACCACCTGGAGCGGGCCTCCATGTGCGGGGAGCTGCAGGCCATCGTGGCCCTGGGTCAGTGCTACATGCAGCTGCCCCACCACATCCTGACCGACGTCCAGCTGGAG GATAACGCAGGGAACAAGATGAAGGGCTTCAAATACCTGATCCAGGCGGCCAAGGCTGGGGACAGACACTGTATGATCATGGTGGCCAGGGCCTTCGACACCGGACTCAACCTGTCAGCCGACAG AAAGCAGGACTGGGCGGAAGCTGTTTTCTGGTACGCCAGTGCCCTAGACATGTGTGAGGATGATGAGGGGGGAGACTTTGATGGGCTGCAGGATGACCCGCGCTACATGGTCCTCGCAAGGGAGGCCGAGATGTACCAAGAGGGGGGCTTCAACCTCACCGCAGACCCCCAGAAAGCAG GCGATCTGTTTACCGAGGCTGCAGAGGCGGCCATGGAGGCGATGAAAGGGCGGCTGGCCAACCAGTATTACATGAAGGCGGAGGAGGCTTGGGCACtgatcgaggaggaggaggaggagtag